In Synchiropus splendidus isolate RoL2022-P1 chromosome 15, RoL_Sspl_1.0, whole genome shotgun sequence, the genomic stretch GTTGCGAAGAACTTTGGCTACGATTCAGTGGTGTGCGAGTGTAATTCCACCTACTGTGACAGTGTTGGGTCAGTCACGCTCCCCCAACTGGGTCAGTACTCCTCCTACCTGAGCAGCAAAGCAGGGAGTCGACTACATCCAAGTCATGGTCACTTCCAAGTGAACAGCACTGGTGCAGGTGAGTGGAGCGGAGCTGGCCCTGGTCACGTGGCCACTCCCCGCTATGCGTGCAGGCCAGGTGACTCTACCTGTCACAGGCCTCAGGTTGACCATCCTCACCTATCAGAAGTATCAGAGGATCCGGGGATTTGGTGGTGCCATGACAGATGCAGCAGCCATCAACGTCCTCTCGCTGTCTCCTGGAACACAGGACCAGCTGCTGAGACAGTATTTCTCCAGCGAAGGTGGACACTCTAGAGGCAGCGGATGAGAGTCATTTCAACTGATGTCAAGCTTGTGTGAGGCAGGTATCGGCTACACCGTGGTGCGCCTGCCTGTGGCCAGCTGCGACTTCTCCACCCGGCTCTACACCTACGCTGACACGGAGGGTGACTTCAACCTGGACAACTTCACGTTAGCCCCAGAGGATGTCAACATGAAGGTTTGTGACTCTGCTGCCTCGCGCGTAATCGTCTTCTCACTCGTGCCcccgacccccccccccccccccagatCCCTCTGCTGCAGCGAGCCCAGGCCCTGTCGCCCCAGCCTCTGTCTCTGCTGGCCAGCGCCTGGAGCGCCCCCTCATGGCTGAAAACTAACGGTGCACTCATAGGAAAGGGCTCTCTGAAGGGCGAGCCTGGAGGGAAGGAGTATAAAACATGGGCTAATTATTACATCAGGTGTCATGTTGCTTTTCAAACAGTGGGTTGCGTGGAAGTCAACTGTCTCCTGACAGCTGTGTCCTCCTCCGCTGTCAGGTTCCTGCAGGAATATGCTAAACATAACTTGACCTTTTGGGCACTCACCACTGGGAATGAGCCCTCCGCGGGGCACATCACGAATTACAGGTGGGCCCTCAAGGACGTCATTATGTTTGtgtctcttcctctcctgtGGCTGAAGTGAAACGTGTTTGTATTGGCTGTAGTTTCCAGGCTCTTGGCTTCACGGCGGAGCAGCAGAGGGACTGGGTGGCCCTGGATCTGGGTCCCGCGCTGCACGCCTCGTCCTTCCCGCACACGCACGTCCTCATTCTGGACGACAACCGGCTGCTGCTGCCGTACTGGGCCAAAGTGGTGAGGGACATTTGTTTCCCACGCAAAACTGGTAGTCCGTGTGGGGAGATGTGTCGCTCCCCTAAGTAGAGAGAGCGCTAACACAAAGTCTCCTGCCCTCAGGTTCTCAGCGATATCCAAGCCGGGCGCTACATTCACGGCGTGGCGGTCCACTGGTACATGGACAGCTTTGTTCCAGCCGAGTCCAGCCTGGGAGCCGTCCACCACTTGTACCCGGAGTACTACCTCTTCGGCACCGAGGCCTGCAGCGGCTGGAGCGCTCTGGATCGAGGTGTGAAGCTGGGTGACTGGGGCCGGGCCGAGGCGTACGCACATGACATCCTGGAGGTGAGCTGTCAGAGGAGTGCAGCCAAGTCAGTCAGACAGATGTGTTACCCGAGTTCTTCAGAACCATGACTCATCACCTTTTGACCTTGTTAAATGACCTCTAGTGGGTCCCTCCTCCATTTGCCCGTGGACATCAACCCTGAGGCCATTTTTGTTTAATAGATTTAGGATTTCTGTCGTTGTGACCTGAAATATTTCCCAGGACTTAAATCACCATGTTGTGGGCTGGACCGACTGGAACTTGGcgctggaccagactggagggCCGAGCTGGGTGAAAAATTTTGTAGACAGCCCCGTCATAGTCGACGCAAAGCGCGACGTGTTCTACAAGCAGCCGAGCTTCTATGCAATGGCCCACTTCAGGTAGGGTTTTCCTATGTTAGCGTTTGTACCAGGTCGAGCGTCAACCTTTATGAAACTTTCACACAGTAAGTTCCTGTTGGAGGGCTCTCAGAGAACTGGTGTGTCGGCTAGTGAAAAGACTCAACTGGAATTCTCTGCGTTCATCAGACCAGACAGCTCAGTCGTGCTCATCGTCCTCAACAGGTGTGTTTTTGGCAGAACTAAGAATCCTAGAACTTGTTGCAAGCATTTCCCCTCACTACAACAAGCAGCGTTGGAAGTGGGATGCGTGGCATGAAACTATGCTCTGGGGTGATAtttcacaaacacaaatatgtaAGCATTGAACTCCTTCTTGGACATGAGAAATGATATAACATAAACAATAATATTGGCTCACATGCAGCCAGCACTTTACTCTGGGAGCGAAATGACGTGGGTCTCGTGTTTGCTGTGTGAGGGTTTGCACTGATGCAGAAGGTTGACTAAGGACAGAGTTCTCTCATTGAAATGTGGAGGCTGATGCTGGTGATGATAATCATCATTTCTTCTTGTAGGTCGTCCACAGAGGTGCAGTTTGAGGTGTGGTATCCAGGTGTCGGGTACATCCCCGCTACTGCTCCTGCACATTCCATCCTCACACTCGCCTGGAACACAGGCTGATCAGATTTCACCTGAATATTGCTTCAGTAAAACTCAGGGTACCTTTACTAAAATGCAGATCACATCCCTCAAATGTTTTTAGCTTGATCCATAAATCCGTTCTTCATCTGTAACCTTCGAAGTGGGACTTCATCAAAGGCTTTATTCTCAAATGTATTAATAGATCTGTGAATACTTCATCATATCATATCAAAAGATCTACAGAGTTGGTACGATTAAAAAATACCGTCTGTTGTGCAGATGCATAATTCTAGTGGAGAATCACGAATGTTGAATGCACTGAAGAAACCTGCAATGTGAAAATGTTGTGCCTCGAATGTGTGTATCTTCTAACGGAAAACAATATTACAATGCAGGATTTCATGTTCACGTTTGTCATGCTTTTTTTCCGGCTGCTGATCTTGAACATCAGATGTGACCCCTGCAGAAGTAGATCTTCAGTGACATAATTCATTCCAAATTCCAGGTTTTCGGTTAGTATCTTATCTGGAGATTGATTTATGAATTTCATATTAGCATAACTATTTGACACAGTCCTCACCGCTAACTGCAAATGAGTTATGACTTCTAATTGAGGTGTTCTGCTTGAAGATGTTTTCAATAATTTTACCTGAAGAAACTTGAAATTGATAATCTAACATTTGTGAATGACAAAGTTCATTTGCATTTCGATTAACTACAcgcaagctttttttttgtcaatttattATGACATCTTAAACATGTTCTTTTCatatataatatacagtttGATAACCAGGTTTTTCACATTTGTGTTTCCattccaatgtatttttttccttgtcaACCATAAGTTGTTGGACTAGAAGTATTTACATTattaaaaaagcaataaaaatgtcaaacaaaagacAGTTGGAGGAATAAAATGTCACAAAGATGTCATCTTGTTCG encodes the following:
- the gba gene encoding lysosomal acid glucosylceramidase isoform X2, which produces MASAPALLALVCLAAAVVCSPVGTNCVAKNFGYDSVVCECNSTYCDSVGSVTLPQLGQYSSYLSSKAGSRLHPSHGHFQVNSTGAGLRLTILTYQKYQRIRGFGGAMTDAAAINVLSLSPGTQDQLLRQYFSSEGIGYTVVRLPVASCDFSTRLYTYADTEGDFNLDNFTLAPEDVNMKIPLLQRAQALSPQPLSLLASAWSAPSWLKTNGALIGKGSLKGEPGGKEYKTWANYYIRFLQEYAKHNLTFWALTTGNEPSAGHITNYSFQALGFTAEQQRDWVALDLGPALHASSFPHTHVLILDDNRLLLPYWAKVVLSDIQAGRYIHGVAVHWYMDSFVPAESSLGAVHHLYPEYYLFGTEACSGWSALDRGVKLGDWGRAEAYAHDILEDLNHHVVGWTDWNLALDQTGGPSWVKNFVDSPVIVDAKRDVFYKQPSFYAMAHFSKFLLEGSQRTGVSASEKTQLEFSAFIRPDSSVVLIVLNRSSTEVQFEVWYPGVGYIPATAPAHSILTLAWNTG
- the gba gene encoding lysosomal acid glucosylceramidase isoform X1, whose amino-acid sequence is MASAPALLALVCLAAAVVCSPVGTNCVAKNFGYDSVVCECNSTYCDSVGSVTLPQLGQYSSYLSSKAGSRLHPSHGHFQVNSTGAGLRLTILTYQKYQRIRGFGGAMTDAAAINVLSLSPGTQDQLLRQYFSSEGIGYTVVRLPVASCDFSTRLYTYADTEGDFNLDNFTLAPEDVNMKIPLLQRAQALSPQPLSLLASAWSAPSWLKTNGALIGKGSLKGEPGGKEYKTWANYYIRCHVAFQTVGCVEVNCLLTAVSSSAVRFLQEYAKHNLTFWALTTGNEPSAGHITNYSFQALGFTAEQQRDWVALDLGPALHASSFPHTHVLILDDNRLLLPYWAKVVLSDIQAGRYIHGVAVHWYMDSFVPAESSLGAVHHLYPEYYLFGTEACSGWSALDRGVKLGDWGRAEAYAHDILEDLNHHVVGWTDWNLALDQTGGPSWVKNFVDSPVIVDAKRDVFYKQPSFYAMAHFSKFLLEGSQRTGVSASEKTQLEFSAFIRPDSSVVLIVLNRSSTEVQFEVWYPGVGYIPATAPAHSILTLAWNTG